In a single window of the Pseudomonas oryzihabitans genome:
- the speE gene encoding polyamine aminopropyltransferase, producing the protein MSDYLETLYDGYGQRFTVERLLHEVRTEHQHLVIFENAVLGKVMALDGVIQTTEADEFIYHEMLTQVPLLAHPAPRRVLIIGGGDGGILREVAKHQGVEHITMVEIDGSVVEMCKEYFPGHSAGAFDDPRLNLVIDDGMNFVANTTERYDVIISDSTDPIGPAEVLFSENFYEACHRCLNDNGVMVAQNGTPFLQLDEVKTTASRLSGLFADWHFYLSAVPTYIGGVMTLAWGSKDPTLRRQSAETLAQRYSDTGIQTRYYTPELHAAAFALPRYVLEAIGKA; encoded by the coding sequence ATGAGCGACTACCTGGAAACCCTCTACGACGGCTACGGTCAGCGGTTCACCGTCGAACGCCTGCTCCACGAGGTGCGGACCGAGCATCAGCATCTGGTGATCTTCGAGAACGCGGTGCTGGGCAAGGTCATGGCCCTGGATGGCGTCATCCAGACCACCGAGGCCGATGAATTCATCTATCACGAGATGCTGACCCAGGTGCCCCTGCTTGCCCATCCGGCCCCGCGGCGGGTGCTCATCATCGGCGGTGGTGACGGCGGCATCCTGCGTGAAGTGGCCAAGCATCAGGGCGTCGAGCACATCACCATGGTCGAGATCGACGGCTCGGTGGTGGAGATGTGCAAGGAATACTTCCCCGGTCATTCGGCGGGCGCCTTCGACGATCCGCGCCTGAATCTGGTGATCGACGACGGCATGAATTTCGTCGCCAACACCACCGAGCGCTACGACGTCATCATCTCCGATTCCACCGACCCCATCGGCCCGGCCGAGGTGCTCTTTTCCGAGAATTTCTATGAGGCCTGCCACCGCTGCCTGAACGACAACGGTGTGATGGTCGCGCAGAACGGTACCCCGTTCCTGCAGCTGGACGAGGTCAAGACCACCGCCAGCCGCCTGTCCGGGCTGTTCGCCGATTGGCACTTTTATCTGTCGGCGGTGCCTACCTACATAGGGGGCGTCATGACCCTGGCCTGGGGTAGCAAGGACCCGACCTTGCGTCGGCAGAGTGCCGAAACCCTGGCGCAACGCTACAGTGATACAGGCATCCAGACCCGTTATTACACCCCGGAGCTGCATGCCGCTGCCTTTGCTCTACCTCGATACGTGCTGGAGGCCATCGGCAAGGCGTAA
- a CDS encoding circularly permuted type 2 ATP-grasp protein, giving the protein MSRQLYNEMYDVQAQCRPHYGRYAQWLKETPPELLAQRRREADLLFHRAGITFTLYGDEQGTERLIPFDALPRAIPASEWQIIERGCIQRVQALNMFLHDLYHDQRIIKAGVIPAEQVLANDQYQLAMQGLDLPNGIYAHIAGVDLVRDGDGAYYVLEDNLRTPSGVSYMLENRKMMMRLFPELFTLERIAPIDHYPNILLDTLRSSTPVNNPTVVVLTPGRFNSAYFEHAFLAREMGVELVEGADLLVRDEQVFMRTTSGFRKVDVIYRRLDDAFLDPLAFNPDSMLGVPGLLAAYRAGNVILANAIGTGVADDKSIYPYVPEMIRFYLSEEPILYNVPTWQCRKPDELSHVLANLPELVVKEVHGSGGYGMLVGPTASSMEIEAFRARLKANPSAYIAQPTLSLSTCPTFVESGIAPRHIDLRPFVLSGRKTRLVPGGLTRVALREGSLVVNSSQGGGTKDTWVVQD; this is encoded by the coding sequence ATGAGCCGCCAACTGTATAACGAGATGTATGACGTCCAGGCGCAATGCCGACCGCACTATGGTCGCTATGCCCAGTGGCTGAAGGAAACACCCCCTGAACTCCTGGCCCAGCGCCGCCGCGAAGCCGACTTGCTGTTCCATCGCGCGGGTATCACCTTCACCCTTTATGGCGACGAGCAGGGCACGGAACGTCTGATTCCCTTCGACGCCCTGCCGCGGGCGATTCCTGCCAGCGAGTGGCAGATCATCGAGCGCGGCTGCATTCAGCGGGTCCAGGCGCTGAACATGTTTCTCCATGACCTCTATCATGACCAGCGCATCATCAAGGCAGGGGTCATTCCGGCCGAGCAGGTGCTGGCCAACGACCAGTACCAGCTGGCCATGCAGGGGCTGGATTTGCCCAACGGCATCTATGCCCATATCGCCGGTGTCGATCTGGTCCGCGACGGCGATGGTGCCTACTACGTGCTGGAAGACAACCTGCGCACTCCGAGCGGGGTGTCCTACATGCTCGAGAACCGCAAGATGATGATGCGGTTGTTTCCCGAGCTGTTCACCCTGGAGCGCATCGCGCCCATCGACCACTATCCGAACATCCTGCTCGATACCTTGCGCAGCTCCACCCCGGTCAATAACCCCACGGTGGTGGTCCTCACACCAGGCCGTTTCAACAGCGCCTACTTCGAACATGCCTTCCTGGCTCGTGAGATGGGCGTGGAACTGGTGGAGGGGGCCGACTTGCTGGTGCGCGACGAACAGGTGTTCATGCGTACCACGTCGGGCTTCCGAAAGGTCGATGTCATCTACCGACGTCTCGACGATGCCTTCCTCGATCCCCTGGCCTTCAATCCGGACTCCATGCTCGGCGTGCCGGGCCTGCTGGCCGCCTATCGCGCCGGTAACGTCATCCTGGCCAATGCCATCGGCACCGGGGTCGCTGACGACAAGTCGATCTATCCCTATGTGCCGGAGATGATCCGCTTCTATCTCAGTGAGGAACCCATCCTCTACAACGTGCCCACCTGGCAGTGCCGCAAGCCGGACGAGCTGTCCCATGTGCTGGCCAATCTGCCCGAGCTGGTCGTCAAGGAAGTCCATGGCTCCGGCGGCTACGGCATGCTGGTCGGCCCCACCGCCAGCAGCATGGAGATCGAAGCCTTTCGCGCGCGGCTCAAGGCCAATCCCAGCGCCTACATCGCCCAACCGACCCTGTCGCTGTCCACCTGTCCGACCTTCGTCGAAAGCGGCATCGCGCCGCGGCACATCGACCTGCGGCCCTTCGTGCTGTCCGGGCGCAAGACGCGTCTGGTGCCCGGCGGCCTGACCCGGGTCGCGCTGCGGGAAGGCTCGCTGGTGGTGAATTCCTCCCAAGGCGGCGGCACCAAGGACACCTGGGTGGTCCAGGACTAG
- a CDS encoding PLD nuclease N-terminal domain-containing protein, translated as MNSTIGGVLGFIVFLLDIWAIVNVIRSDSTSNAKIVWTVLIIVLPVIGLIAWAAAGPRGNRSATAPTHKG; from the coding sequence ATCAATTCCACCATCGGCGGTGTACTGGGCTTCATCGTCTTCCTGCTCGACATCTGGGCAATCGTCAATGTGATCCGCAGTGATAGCACCAGCAACGCCAAGATCGTTTGGACGGTGCTCATCATCGTACTGCCGGTGATCGGCCTGATCGCCTGGGCCGCCGCCGGTCCGCGCGGCAATCGATCGGCCACCGCGCCTACCCATAAAGGCTAG
- a CDS encoding HDOD domain-containing protein, whose product MQLDTLFAQLHNLPNVPEVAQVLIQQFDDPNTSIETLSRTVARDPVIAAKVLRLANSARFRGARESTSIEDAALRLGFNTLRTLVLASAFASGFKAAPGFDLQAFWYNSFLVASLCKPLAKQAGLDQETAFTCGMLHDIGELLIQSGAPELAPSLAGRATASSHRAADETLQLGFGYPEVGAELARRWQLPQVLRDAIAFQARPLQAPEGKGYALIVAQAVAVAEVLQENAGDSKVQDLGGPLFASIDLEQLTAVLPSARDTAASFSQAA is encoded by the coding sequence ATGCAACTCGATACCCTCTTTGCCCAGCTGCACAACCTGCCCAACGTCCCCGAAGTGGCGCAGGTCCTGATCCAGCAGTTCGACGACCCCAACACCAGCATCGAAACCCTGTCGCGCACCGTGGCGCGTGACCCGGTCATTGCCGCCAAGGTACTGCGCCTGGCCAACTCGGCGCGTTTCCGTGGCGCCCGCGAATCTACCAGTATCGAAGACGCTGCCCTGCGCCTGGGCTTCAACACCCTGCGCACCCTGGTGCTGGCCTCGGCCTTCGCCAGCGGCTTCAAGGCCGCGCCTGGCTTCGACCTGCAGGCCTTCTGGTACAACAGTTTTCTGGTCGCAAGCCTGTGCAAGCCACTGGCCAAGCAGGCCGGCCTGGACCAGGAAACCGCCTTCACCTGCGGCATGCTGCATGACATCGGCGAATTGCTGATTCAGAGCGGCGCGCCCGAACTGGCACCGAGCCTGGCCGGTCGCGCGACCGCCAGCAGCCACCGCGCCGCCGACGAGACTCTGCAACTGGGCTTCGGCTATCCGGAAGTCGGTGCGGAACTGGCCCGCCGCTGGCAGCTGCCCCAGGTACTGCGCGACGCCATCGCCTTCCAGGCGCGTCCGCTGCAGGCGCCCGAGGGCAAGGGCTATGCACTGATCGTGGCCCAGGCAGTGGCCGTGGCCGAGGTCCTTCAAGAGAACGCCGGTGACAGCAAGGTGCAGGACCTGGGCGGCCCGCTGTTCGCCAGCATCGACCTGGAACAGCTCACCGCCGTACTGCCAAGCGCCCGGGATACCGCGGCAAGCTTCAGTCAGGCCGCCTGA
- a CDS encoding alpha-E domain-containing protein, translating into MLSRTAADLYWMSRNLERAENLARMLDVSYSLSMMPQSGQGGGLDELAMPLLITGTLDDYREKHGALHPERLLHFFALDERNPGSIYCCLQAARSNAHAVRGRITADMWENVNATWLEMREIAVTGLIRFGISRFCEWVKERSHLFRGATVGTIMRNDAYRFIRLGTFVERADNTLRMLDARYQVLGEEEAEAISDASARGFYQWSALLRALSAFEAYTELYRDALNVRNGAELLLLQEDLPRSLLACVIELHRVLASLPGENGREAKRLAAGLEARLRYTSIDEVLDEGLHAWIGGFIVHVRQLASAINTAYLEAV; encoded by the coding sequence ATGTTGAGTCGTACCGCTGCCGATCTGTACTGGATGTCCCGCAACCTTGAGCGCGCCGAGAATCTCGCGCGGATGCTGGACGTGAGCTATTCGCTGTCGATGATGCCGCAGAGCGGGCAGGGCGGAGGCCTGGATGAACTGGCCATGCCGCTGCTCATCACCGGCACCCTGGATGACTACCGGGAAAAGCACGGGGCCCTGCACCCCGAGCGCCTGCTGCACTTCTTCGCCCTGGACGAGCGCAATCCCGGCAGCATCTATTGCTGCCTGCAGGCCGCGCGCAGCAATGCCCACGCGGTGCGTGGACGCATCACCGCCGACATGTGGGAGAACGTCAACGCCACGTGGCTGGAGATGCGCGAGATCGCCGTCACCGGCCTGATCCGTTTCGGCATCAGCCGCTTCTGCGAATGGGTCAAGGAGAGATCCCACCTGTTCCGTGGGGCCACCGTCGGCACCATCATGAGAAACGACGCCTATCGTTTCATCCGCCTGGGCACCTTCGTCGAGCGCGCCGACAACACTCTGCGCATGCTCGACGCCCGCTACCAGGTACTGGGCGAGGAGGAGGCCGAAGCCATCAGCGACGCCTCCGCCCGCGGCTTCTATCAGTGGAGTGCGCTCTTGCGCGCCCTGAGCGCCTTCGAGGCCTACACCGAGCTCTATCGCGATGCCCTCAATGTGCGCAACGGTGCCGAGTTGCTGTTGTTGCAGGAAGACCTGCCACGCTCGCTGCTGGCCTGCGTGATCGAACTGCACCGGGTGCTGGCCAGCCTGCCCGGCGAGAACGGCCGCGAGGCCAAGCGCCTGGCCGCCGGCCTGGAGGCGCGGCTGCGCTATACCAGCATCGACGAGGTGCTGGACGAAGGGCTGCATGCCTGGATCGGCGGCTTCATCGTCCATGTCCGCCAGCTCGCCAGCGCCATCAACACCGCTTATCTGGAGGCCGTATGA
- a CDS encoding methylthioribulose 1-phosphate dehydratase — MIQQREQLAQEIIDAGRFLYGRGWSPATSSNYSVRLSDSRLLLTVSGKHKGQLELDDILATDLDGTPLEDKKPSAETALHTQLYRWQPEIGAVLHTHSVNSTVLSRQLQGDRLLLDGYELQKALHGVTTHDVRVEIPVFDNDQDIPRLADQVQTWLDVHPDCVGYLIRGHGLYTWGPRMADALRHVEAFEFLFECELKTRSLRP; from the coding sequence ATGATCCAGCAGCGTGAGCAACTGGCCCAGGAAATCATCGACGCCGGTCGCTTCCTCTATGGCCGCGGCTGGTCGCCGGCCACCAGTAGCAACTACTCGGTACGGCTGTCCGACAGCCGCTTGCTGCTGACCGTCTCCGGCAAGCACAAGGGTCAACTTGAGCTGGACGACATCCTCGCCACGGATCTCGACGGTACCCCGCTGGAGGACAAGAAGCCTTCCGCGGAGACGGCGCTGCATACCCAGCTCTACCGCTGGCAGCCGGAGATCGGCGCGGTGCTGCATACCCATTCGGTGAACTCGACGGTGCTCTCGCGCCAGCTCCAAGGCGATCGTCTGCTGCTGGATGGCTATGAGCTGCAAAAAGCCCTGCACGGCGTCACCACCCATGACGTCAGGGTGGAGATCCCGGTGTTCGATAACGACCAGGACATCCCGCGCCTGGCCGACCAGGTGCAGACCTGGCTGGACGTGCACCCCGACTGCGTGGGGTACCTGATCCGCGGACACGGCCTCTATACTTGGGGCCCGCGCATGGCCGATGCCTTGCGCCACGTGGAAGCCTTCGAATTCCTCTTCGAATGCGAACTCAAGACCCGGAGCCTGCGCCCATGA
- a CDS encoding glutamine--tRNA ligase/YqeY domain fusion protein, which translates to MSKPTSDSSTAAKAAPAHFLRQIVQADLDAGKQAKIVTRFPPEPNGYLHIGHAKSICVNFGLAREFGGDCHLRFDDTNPAKEDQEYIDAIKSDVHWLGFDWAGEVRYASAYFDQLYAWAVNLIEQGLAYVCDLTPEQAREYRGSLTEPGRNSPFRDRSVAENLDLFARMKAGEFKDGEKVLRAKIDMASPNMNLRDPILYRIRHAHHHQTGDAWCIYPSYDFTHGQSDALEGVTHSICTLEFEDHRPLYEWFLAKLPVPAQPRQYEFARLNLNYTVTSKRKLKQLVDEAHVQGWDDPRMSTLSGYRRRGYTPAAIRNFCEMIGVTRSNGVVDVAMLEFAIREDLDQNAPRAMCVLKPLKVVITNYPEGQVENLELARHPKQDLGLRQLPFARELYIDQGDYEENPPKGYKRLEPGGEVRLRGSYVIRADEAIKDADGNVVELRCSYDPDTLGKNPEGRKVKGVIHWVPTEGSVECEVRLYDRLFRSAQPEKSEEGGSFLDNINPDSLVVLKGCRAEPSLAQAQPEDRFQFEREGYFCVDLKDSAPGKPVFNRTVTLRDSWGQ; encoded by the coding sequence ATGAGCAAGCCGACTTCCGACTCGTCCACCGCCGCCAAAGCCGCCCCCGCGCATTTCCTGCGGCAGATCGTCCAGGCTGACCTGGACGCCGGCAAGCAGGCCAAGATCGTCACCCGCTTTCCCCCCGAGCCCAATGGCTACCTGCACATCGGCCACGCCAAGTCGATCTGCGTGAACTTCGGTCTGGCCAGGGAATTCGGCGGCGACTGCCATCTGCGCTTCGACGACACCAACCCGGCCAAGGAAGACCAGGAATACATCGACGCCATCAAGAGCGACGTGCACTGGCTGGGCTTCGACTGGGCCGGCGAGGTGCGCTACGCCTCCGCCTATTTCGACCAGCTCTATGCCTGGGCGGTGAACCTGATCGAGCAGGGCCTGGCCTATGTCTGCGACCTGACTCCCGAGCAGGCTCGCGAATACCGCGGCAGCCTCACCGAGCCGGGTCGCAACAGTCCTTTCCGCGACCGCTCGGTGGCCGAGAACCTGGACCTCTTCGCCCGCATGAAGGCCGGCGAGTTCAAGGACGGCGAAAAGGTGCTGCGCGCCAAGATCGACATGGCCTCGCCCAACATGAACCTGCGCGATCCCATCCTCTATCGCATCCGCCACGCCCATCACCACCAGACCGGTGACGCCTGGTGCATCTACCCGAGCTATGACTTCACCCATGGTCAGTCCGATGCCCTGGAAGGCGTGACCCACTCCATCTGCACCCTGGAGTTCGAGGACCATCGTCCGCTGTACGAGTGGTTCCTGGCCAAGCTGCCGGTGCCGGCCCAGCCGCGCCAGTACGAATTCGCCCGCCTCAACCTGAACTACACCGTCACCAGCAAGCGCAAGCTCAAGCAACTGGTGGACGAGGCCCATGTGCAGGGTTGGGACGATCCGCGCATGTCGACCCTGTCGGGCTATCGCCGTCGTGGCTACACCCCGGCCGCCATCCGCAACTTCTGCGAGATGATCGGCGTGACCCGCTCCAATGGCGTGGTCGACGTGGCCATGCTGGAATTCGCCATTCGCGAGGACCTGGACCAGAACGCGCCGCGTGCCATGTGCGTGCTCAAGCCGCTCAAGGTGGTGATCACCAACTACCCCGAGGGCCAGGTGGAAAACCTGGAGCTGGCGCGGCATCCCAAGCAGGATCTGGGGCTGCGTCAGCTGCCCTTTGCCCGCGAGCTGTACATCGACCAGGGTGACTACGAAGAGAATCCGCCCAAGGGCTACAAGCGCCTGGAGCCGGGTGGCGAGGTGCGCCTGCGCGGCAGCTACGTGATCCGCGCCGACGAGGCCATCAAGGATGCCGACGGCAACGTGGTCGAGCTGCGTTGCAGCTACGATCCGGACACCCTGGGCAAGAACCCGGAAGGGCGCAAGGTCAAGGGCGTGATCCACTGGGTGCCGACCGAGGGCAGCGTGGAGTGCGAGGTGCGCCTCTACGATCGCCTGTTCCGTTCGGCGCAGCCGGAGAAGAGCGAAGAGGGCGGCAGCTTCCTCGACAACATCAATCCTGATTCCCTGGTGGTGCTCAAGGGCTGCCGTGCCGAGCCGTCGCTGGCCCAGGCCCAGCCGGAAGACCGCTTCCAGTTCGAGCGCGAAGGCTACTTCTGCGTCGATCTGAAGGATTCGGCGCCGGGCAAGCCGGTATTCAACCGCACCGTGACCCTGCGCGATTCCTGGGGGCAATGA
- the lpxH gene encoding UDP-2,3-diacylglucosamine diphosphatase produces the protein MILLVSDLHLEPQRPDLVRAFLHFLQNRARGVEALYILGDLFEAWIGDDAMGPFEQEIATALRQLADSGTAIYLMHGNRDFLIGKAFCRQAGCQLLPDRHIADFQGRRVLLMHGDTLCTRDEGYQKLRRILRNPLTLFVLRHLPLASRQKLARKLRNESRQQTRAKAMDITDVTEAEVEREMRAAQVTTLIHGHTHRPARHELLLNGQPAERIVLGDWDRRGWVLEASEAGLTQVDFALDER, from the coding sequence GTGATTTTACTGGTCTCAGACCTGCATCTCGAACCGCAACGCCCGGACCTGGTCCGGGCGTTTTTGCATTTCCTCCAGAACCGCGCCCGCGGTGTCGAGGCGCTGTACATCCTTGGGGATCTGTTCGAGGCCTGGATCGGCGATGACGCCATGGGCCCCTTCGAGCAGGAGATCGCCACCGCCCTGCGTCAGCTGGCGGACAGCGGTACGGCCATCTATCTGATGCATGGCAATCGCGATTTCCTCATTGGCAAGGCGTTCTGCCGCCAGGCAGGCTGCCAGCTGCTGCCGGATCGCCATATCGCTGACTTCCAGGGTCGCCGGGTGCTGCTGATGCATGGCGATACCCTCTGCACCCGTGACGAGGGCTACCAGAAGCTGCGCCGCATCCTGCGCAACCCCCTCACCCTCTTCGTGCTGCGCCACCTGCCCCTGGCCAGCCGCCAGAAGCTGGCGCGCAAGCTGCGCAACGAGAGTCGCCAGCAGACCCGCGCCAAGGCCATGGACATCACAGATGTCACCGAGGCCGAGGTCGAGCGAGAGATGCGCGCTGCCCAGGTGACGACGCTGATCCACGGCCATACCCACAGACCCGCTCGCCATGAGCTGCTGCTCAATGGCCAGCCGGCCGAGCGCATCGTGCTGGGGGACTGGGACCGCCGAGGCTGGGTGCTGGAAGCCAGCGAAGCGGGCCTGACCCAGGTCGATTTCGCTCTCGACGAACGGTAA
- a CDS encoding ribonuclease E inhibitor RraB has translation MSLSFADDVSLNLLQRMKEGGFDFARFHPIDFFAIFADEGKARIAADQFHGESLNAQVVPHEEGGWHLQVSKVMFATHATIDDFESDLEAVVVPLGGQLDGWGVTQEVNRSPA, from the coding sequence ATGTCCTTGTCGTTTGCCGATGATGTGAGCTTGAACCTGCTGCAGCGGATGAAAGAGGGCGGCTTCGATTTCGCCCGCTTTCATCCCATCGACTTCTTCGCCATCTTCGCCGATGAAGGCAAGGCCCGCATCGCTGCGGACCAATTTCACGGCGAGTCCCTCAACGCCCAGGTGGTGCCCCACGAAGAGGGCGGTTGGCACCTGCAGGTCAGCAAGGTGATGTTCGCCACCCACGCCACCATCGATGATTTCGAAAGCGATCTCGAGGCCGTGGTGGTACCCCTCGGCGGGCAGCTTGATGGCTGGGGCGTCACCCAGGAAGTCAACCGCAGCCCTGCCTGA
- the mtnC gene encoding acireductone synthase, which yields MTIKGILTDIEGTTSAVSFVFDVLFPYAREHLPAHVRAHAGEPAVAEQLDAVRAEAGELDADVERVIAILLEWLASDRKATPLKALQGQVWEEGYRAGTLQGHVYPDAVQALRQWHAAGIPLYVYSSGSVQAQKLIFGCSEHGDLTPLFSGYFDTLTGGKREAESYARIASATTHVPAELLFLSDVVEELDAARQAGLPTCGLVRAGGQLGDHPCVTSFADIDLTAFG from the coding sequence GTGACCATCAAGGGCATTCTGACCGATATCGAAGGCACCACCAGCGCCGTCAGCTTCGTCTTCGACGTGCTCTTTCCCTATGCCCGCGAGCATCTGCCGGCCCATGTCCGTGCTCATGCCGGGGAGCCGGCAGTAGCCGAACAGCTCGACGCCGTGCGCGCCGAAGCCGGCGAGCTGGATGCCGATGTGGAGCGAGTGATCGCCATCCTGCTGGAGTGGCTCGCCAGCGACCGCAAGGCCACGCCGCTCAAGGCGCTGCAGGGGCAGGTGTGGGAGGAGGGCTATCGCGCTGGCACGCTCCAGGGGCATGTCTATCCCGACGCCGTCCAGGCCCTGCGCCAGTGGCACGCTGCCGGTATTCCACTGTATGTCTATTCCTCGGGCTCGGTGCAGGCGCAGAAGCTGATCTTCGGCTGCTCCGAGCATGGTGATCTCACTCCGCTGTTTTCCGGGTATTTCGATACCCTGACCGGCGGCAAGCGCGAGGCCGAGTCCTATGCGCGCATTGCCTCGGCTACCACCCACGTGCCGGCGGAACTGCTGTTCCTATCCGACGTGGTGGAAGAGCTGGATGCCGCGCGGCAGGCCGGTCTGCCCACCTGTGGCCTGGTGCGTGCCGGCGGCCAGCTGGGCGATCATCCTTGCGTTACGTCCTTCGCCGACATCGATCTCACCGCTTTCGGTTGA
- a CDS encoding transglutaminase family protein, protein MRLAIHHETLYRYADQVRASIQYLRLTPQDDARQRILGWELSLPRPARAQRDPFGNILHVLTLDTPHDAITITASGQVEIDEGFESEPCQASPFPFLRQTRLTDADEALTAFARDICDGRRDRATLIQLMERLHERMTYLPGSTEVDGNAAQAFAKGAGVCQDHAHAFLACARSLGIPARYVSGYLCTDDSAHLSSHAWAEAWHEGAWYSYDVTNRLIRPERHLRLAIGLDYLDACPVRGMRRGGGVEQMEARVLVEPLQQVQQQQ, encoded by the coding sequence ATGAGGCTCGCGATCCATCACGAAACGCTGTATCGCTACGCCGACCAGGTTCGCGCCAGCATCCAGTACCTGCGGCTCACGCCCCAGGATGACGCGCGTCAGCGAATCCTCGGCTGGGAACTGTCGTTGCCGCGCCCGGCGCGGGCACAGCGCGATCCCTTCGGCAACATCCTGCATGTCCTGACCCTGGACACCCCGCATGACGCCATCACCATCACCGCCAGTGGTCAGGTGGAAATCGACGAGGGCTTCGAATCCGAGCCCTGCCAGGCCTCACCCTTTCCCTTCCTGCGTCAGACCCGCCTGACGGACGCCGACGAGGCCCTGACGGCCTTCGCCCGTGACATCTGCGACGGTCGCCGGGATCGCGCCACGCTGATCCAGCTCATGGAGAGGCTACACGAGCGCATGACCTATCTACCCGGTTCCACCGAGGTTGACGGCAACGCCGCCCAGGCTTTCGCCAAGGGCGCTGGCGTCTGCCAGGACCATGCCCATGCCTTCCTGGCCTGCGCCCGCAGTCTGGGCATTCCGGCGCGCTACGTGTCCGGCTATCTATGCACCGACGACAGCGCACACCTCTCCAGCCATGCCTGGGCCGAAGCCTGGCATGAAGGTGCCTGGTACAGCTATGACGTCACCAATCGCCTGATCCGGCCTGAGCGCCACCTGCGCCTGGCCATAGGCCTGGACTACCTCGATGCCTGTCCGGTACGGGGCATGCGCCGGGGTGGTGGGGTAGAGCAGATGGAAGCCAGGGTGCTGGTCGAGCCGCTGCAGCAGGTGCAGCAACAGCAATGA
- a CDS encoding peptidylprolyl isomerase → MIKLHTNHGVITLELFEDKAPETAANFKEYVKSGHYDGTIFHRVISNFMVQGGGFEPGMKQKPTRAPIKNEANNGVSNEIGTVAMARTMDPHSASAQFFINVSDNTFLNHTAPTSQGWGYAVFGKVVEGMDVVNAIKAVATTSKAGHQDVPSEDVIIEKAEIVE, encoded by the coding sequence ATGATCAAGCTGCACACCAACCACGGCGTCATCACCCTGGAACTGTTCGAGGACAAGGCGCCCGAAACCGCGGCCAACTTCAAGGAATACGTCAAGAGCGGTCACTACGACGGCACCATCTTCCACCGTGTGATCAGCAACTTCATGGTCCAGGGCGGTGGTTTCGAGCCGGGCATGAAGCAGAAGCCGACCCGCGCCCCGATCAAGAACGAGGCCAACAACGGCGTTTCCAACGAGATCGGCACCGTCGCCATGGCTCGTACCATGGATCCGCATTCCGCCTCGGCGCAGTTCTTCATCAACGTGTCCGACAACACCTTCCTCAACCACACCGCACCCACCAGCCAGGGCTGGGGCTATGCAGTGTTCGGCAAGGTCGTCGAGGGCATGGACGTGGTCAACGCCATCAAGGCCGTCGCCACCACCAGCAAGGCCGGTCACCAGGACGTGCCGAGCGAAGACGTGATCATCGAGAAGGCCGAGATCGTCGAGTGA
- a CDS encoding 1,2-dihydroxy-3-keto-5-methylthiopentene dioxygenase produces the protein MSRLTVYHDAEPRQPLKVISDGEHIAATLAEVGVRFERWQASAPVAPGASQEEVIAAYRPEIDRLIQERGYQTVDVISMSPEHPQKEALRAKFLEEHRHNEDEVRFFVAGQGLFTLHIDDQVYAVLCEKDDLISVPAGTPHWFDMSESPSFVAIRLFDNPDGWVAHFTGVDIAQRFPRLEVEA, from the coding sequence ATGAGCCGACTGACCGTCTACCATGATGCCGAACCCCGCCAGCCGCTGAAGGTGATCAGCGATGGCGAACACATCGCCGCCACCCTGGCCGAGGTCGGGGTGCGTTTCGAGCGCTGGCAGGCCAGCGCACCGGTGGCGCCCGGTGCCAGCCAGGAGGAGGTGATCGCCGCCTACCGGCCGGAGATCGACCGCCTGATCCAGGAGCGCGGCTACCAGACCGTCGACGTCATCAGCATGAGCCCGGAGCACCCGCAGAAGGAGGCATTGCGTGCCAAGTTCCTCGAAGAGCACCGGCACAACGAGGACGAGGTGCGCTTCTTCGTCGCCGGTCAGGGCCTCTTCACCCTGCACATCGACGACCAGGTCTATGCCGTACTCTGCGAGAAGGATGACCTCATCTCGGTGCCGGCCGGCACGCCGCACTGGTTCGACATGAGCGAGTCGCCGTCCTTCGTCGCCATCCGCCTGTTCGACAATCCCGACGGCTGGGTCGCCCACTTCACCGGTGTGGACATCGCCCAGCGCTTCCCGCGCCTGGAGGTCGAGGCGTGA